AAGGAAATGGTAATATTAGAACAGGGACCACATTTGGGGAACTGAACAACCGTGTCGTGTGTTAAGTTGGAGCTGCCTACTCCGTTTCCCGCTGCTCATATCGATATAAACAACGAATATACGAACTCGGGGCGATCTAGACAGACGGGTGAGGGTGGCGCGCAGGTTCAGTCACTTGTGTGAGCGTCACGTTCGTTCTATATATCTCGTGTGCTGCGACGCGTTCTCAAACCAAGACAAAGAGACCAGCCAAAGGGGTGCGCGATTGGTTGATCGAACTGTCAAGCGAACGCGACCGGCCGAGAGCTACTTTGATCTCCGGTTGGTTGCCGGGCAAAAAGGGGGAATATGGAAAGCGCGGGGCAATTTGCTCGCAAGACCTCTTGAACAGTGGCTGTTGTTTATGGCTCCGAAGACTCCGGAAGTAAACGATCACGGAACACACGCAGCATCTTCGGAAACGTCGTGCATACACTCAAGCCGAACTTTCCACCGAACTCGTTTGATCCCGAAGCATCATCTACATTTTCACTCCCACCACCTAAGCGAGCTCCAACGTGATCTTCTTCACGACGTTGACCATCTCCGCTATCGTCAGGCCCATCTCAATCGGGCGGTTTCTAGCTAACTGCACGGCACACGACGCGCTCCGAAATGCCTTGATTGACACGTTATCCTGGATGCTGTGGCAGCAGCGAAAAACTCATTGCACTTTGAATTCCCCTGGTAACTGTGAGGCGTCTTGGATCCAACATTGCACAACCACTCTGCTGCCCACATCCCAAATTCATAATTCAAACCGGACTCTCCGCCGGACCACGGGTAATGCGCGTTAAAACACGGATAgaaacacggccacggcagatTGCCGCTCGATTCTACGGCGATGCTCACCTTGCAACTTTCGCGTCGCAGCCATGGCTATGTACACATCTGCTCACAGATATCAGGCATAATCTACTCATACAAAACGGGCTACTTCGGATGGTTCGGTTgctggcgcgcgcgttctAGACCACTTCTTCTCTTGACcaacgccgtcgccgtcgcacCGCACTCTGCTTCGCTCCGTGCACCgtggaccagcagcagtggaagcaAAAGAGGTTGACGGGCGGTACGCCGCTTCCGGGGGCTTCGCTGTCGCGTTTCACGGCCGTCGCAGATTTCCTCTCACTTCCTCCCAGCCGAGCGGCACTCGTTCAAGAAAGGGGGGGGCAGGTGGCGGGGTCACTTTTGCTAAAACCTTTTCGTCCGGCCGCTGTTTGCCATCGAGGTCGCTGTGGAACGGCGGTATCCGGAGTATCGATCGAGTGGGGCCGAACCGAGATGATTTCCCTACTCAACCCGAGGGACCTCTTCCgatggaaccgtttttttttatttgtcgGAACCCGCAAAGAGGCTAGGATCCAGCAGCgcgaaggagggagggggaaattCTCGGGCTCGGTATGTGTGCGCCCGGAGCGTTTGcggttgtgtgttggtgctgccTCACGTTCAAGATGGCcgtatagttttttttctccaccaaCGTAGTTTTGCACTCCGAAAATATCGATAATTCGCGGCTGTAACTGCGAACCAACACTTTCACGAGAAACTGGCTTTATTCCGCTATGCTGGCACTGAATTACCGGAGCCCGACAGCGTGGCGTTGATGTAACATTTACAGAAAATTCGCTGGCTATTTGGAGCACTTTTTTCGGAAACTCTTCTTGTTTCTGGCATTTGTTCTTCTCGCTCGTTCACGGGACAGGCCCTCGAGTTGTCGTCCAACTTGTACCTAAGTAAGCAGCAACTAACGAGTGATTCACAGAGACATGGACGCAAATAGATCCCAACTTAGGTACATGTTGTGCAGCCAACCGAAAAGGCGCCTCCACACGAAGCATAAAAGTAAAATGTAAAGCCAAATCGTTATCGTTTGTAAAACTGTGTAAAATACGTAGAATTATTAATACGATATTTTTGGCCACGCAAGAAACGAAGCAGTaaaagcaggaagcaggaatgCAAAATAGAGAATGCTGAAAAAGATGTGTATTGTATTCCCTCTTTAAAAAGGTTTACAAAACGAAgcttaataataaaaaaagattgACGATCCTTAATGCCTAAACCCCTGCTACTGTTACGCCCCATGAACACGATATAACAAACGAAACATCATTTGATTCCATTTCAGCTGAATACCAACATTACATTTATTCTCATGCTAACATTCAAAAACACGCTTCCAGCTCTGCCCTTTCCCGTCGGCAGCAATCTCACAACACGTATGCACCACCTTTCGGTGGAGGCTTGGCAATGACAGCCAGGCCAGCATACGTGAAGCTTTGTGATTTCAAACATAATGTTAATGTTCAGCGAATCAAGGAAGCAAATAACGCACGATTGCCACCGGTTGCTTAGGCTTCGACATCGGCCTGAATCTTGGCCAGGAAGTCGGCCTTGTGCTTCGCGATCTTCTCCTTGCGGGCCTCCAGGGTTTGCTTGGCCAAAGTCCAGCGCTTCTTGGtcaccttcttctccggcTTCTTGGTGAAGGAAGGATCCTTGCGGATAGCGGCGTGGGCATTCTTGTAGATGGTTTCAATCTgtcgaaagaagagaaagtgCCAACAATGGCTCGGTTATCATCAAACGTTTAGAAAGCGACGTACTCAAGCGTGAGCTTGACGAGGGAATGAAGGATTTTTGTATGATAAAATCAAGGAAGTTTGCAAGGTGGAAGAAGTATCCCGCACACTCCGAACTATTTCAGTCAAGATAGTTACTGTGGTCCACTTTCGGAAACCGTCGTGACTCAATGTTGATCAAGCGACAGTAATTTGAGAGGACGTGAGTTGAGGTGTGAATTGCGTAAATTTGCGAAGCGGAAATTGGTTGGATTACTTACATCATCGGCCTTAATGCCCAGAGCGATGTACTTGCTGAACTGACGCTTGAAcgcctcctcgtcctcctcctcgagggTGCGCATGTAGTTGGCGACATGCAGGCCAAAGATGTGCTCACGGTGCATCTCGGCGTTGAAGCTCTTGTTCTCCTCGCTGTAGCCAGGGAACCGCTTGACGGAGTGCGGAATGTTCAGTCCGCCATCGACGGCACCCTTCATGGCACCGAACACACGGGCACCGGTCGAGGTGCGAGCCAGACCAACGTCCAGGAAGCACCGGAAGGCAGCCGGTCCATCGTCGAGCGCCTCGACCAGATACTCCTCACCAGTC
The sequence above is a segment of the Anopheles darlingi chromosome 2, idAnoDarlMG_H_01, whole genome shotgun sequence genome. Coding sequences within it:
- the LOC125949942 gene encoding 60S ribosomal protein L5: MGFVKVVKNKQYFKRYQVRFRRRREGKTDYYARKRLIFQDKNKYNTPKFRLIVRLSNRDITCQIAYARIEGDRIVCAAYSHELPRYGVKVGLTNYAAAYCTGLLVARRILQKLRLDTLYAGCTDVTGEEYLVEALDDGPAAFRCFLDVGLARTSTGARVFGAMKGAVDGGLNIPHSVKRFPGYSEENKSFNAEMHREHIFGLHVANYMRTLEEEDEEAFKRQFSKYIALGIKADDIETIYKNAHAAIRKDPSFTKKPEKKVTKKRWTLAKQTLEARKEKIAKHKADFLAKIQADVEA